The Salvia miltiorrhiza cultivar Shanhuang (shh) chromosome 1, IMPLAD_Smil_shh, whole genome shotgun sequence genome has a window encoding:
- the LOC131001530 gene encoding villin-3, with the protein MSSSAKALEPAFQGAGQRVGTEIWRIENFQPVPLPKSDYGKFCCGDSYIILQTSSGKGGAYLYDIHFWLGKDTSQDEAGTAAIKTVELDAALGGRAVQYRELQGHESDKFLSYFKPCIIPLEGGVATGFRKAEEEEFETRLYICRGKRVVRLKQVPFSRSSLNHDDVFILDTKDKIYQFNGANSNIQERAKALEVIQFLKDKYHEGMCDVAIVDDGKLQAETASGEFWVLFGGFAPIGKKVATEDDIIPEKTPAKLFSIVDGQVKSVDGELSKSLLENNKCYMLDCGSDVFVWVGRVTQVDERKAAIQAAEDFVASQNRPKSTHITRLIQGYETHSFKSNFDSWPLGSAAPVTEEGRGKVAALLKQQGGVMKGASKSVPVNEEVPPLLEGGVKTEVWRINGSAKTPVPSEDIGKFYSGDCYIVLHTYHSHERKDDYYLCCWIGKDSIEEDQKMAAKLSNTMYNSLKGRPVLGWIYQGKEPPQFVAIFQPMVVLKGGMSSGYKNYIADKGLNDETYTSDGVALIRISGTSPHNNKAVQVEAAAASLNSNECFLLQSGSSTFSWQGNQCTFEQQQLAAKIAEFLKPASTIKHTKEGTESSSFWFPLGGKQSYTSKKVTSEVVRDPHLFAFSLNKGKFEVEEIYNFSQDDLLTEDILILDTNAEVFVWVGQSVDSKEKQNAFEIGQKYVELAASLDGLPPKVPLYKVTEGNEPSFFTSYFSWDPVKASAHGNSFQKKIMLLLGGGGGGGHAAEERSNSSNNGGPTQRASALAALNSAFTSTPSPKATSAPRSGGKSTASQRAAAVAALSNVLTAEKKGSKDVSPSRPSRPSRSPPREARPSAPVKGEDANETEDSKEDVKVKENETVETAPETNGEDSGSKPEADQDENSSESGQSTFSYDQLKAKSDNPVTGIDFKRREAYLSDEEFVSVMGMAKDAFYKLPKWKQDMNKKKVDLF; encoded by the exons ATGTCTAGCTCAGCAAAAGCTCTGGAGCCTGCTTTTCAAGGAGCGGGTCAGAGAGT AGGGACTGAGATCTGGAGGATCGAGAATTTCCAACCAGTTCCTTTGCCAAAGTCTGACTATGGTAAATTCTGCTGTGGAGATTCGTATATTATTCTTCAG ACTAGTTCTGGTAAGGGAGGTGCTTATCTTTATGACATTCACTTCTGGCTTGGAAAGGACACTAGCCAG GATGAAGCTGGGACTGCCGCTATCAAAACTGTCGAACTTGATGCTGCTCTCGGTGGCCGTGCTGTGCAATACAGAGAACTACAAGGGCATGAGTCTGACAAATTCTTGTCTTATTTTAAACCATGCATCATTCCACTGGAAGGTGGTGTTGCCACTGGATTCAGGAAagctgaagaagaagagtttGAAACCCGTTTATATATTTGTAGAGGAAAAAGAGTTGTTAGACTGAAGCAG GTCCCATTTTCAAGGTCCTCGCTGAACCACGATGATGTTTTTATTCTTGACACCAAGGACAAGATATATCAATTCAATGGTGCAAACTCTAATATTCAAGAAAGGGCCAAAGCATTAGAAGTAATTCAGTTTTTAAAGGATAAGTATCATGAGGGAATGTGTGATGTTGCAATCGTTG ATGATGGGAAATTGCAAGCTGAGACAGCTTCTGGTGAATTCTGGGTACTCTTTGGTGGGTTTGCTCCAATTGGTAAGAAGGTTGCTACTGAAGATGATATCATACCAGAGAAGACCCCTGCCAAGCTTTTTAG TATTGTTGATGGTCAAGTTAAGAGCGTAGATGGCGAACTTTCCAAGTCACTTTTGGAAAATAACAAATGCTATATGTTGGATTGTGGTTCCGATGTATTTGTTTGGGTTGGCCGGGTTACTCAAGTTGATGAGAGGAAAGCCGCCATTCAAGCTGCAGAG GATTTTGTGGCTAGCCAAAATAGGCCAAAGTCAACCCATATAACTCGGCTAATTCAAGGTTATGAAACTCATTCATTCAAGTCCAACTTTGATTCCTGGCCATTAGGATCAGCTGCTCCTGTTACTGAGGAGGGAAGGGGAAAAGTAGCAG CTTTACTGAAGCAGCAAGGTGGTGTCATGAAGGGAGCTAGTAAAAGTGTCCCTGTAAATGAAGAAGTCCCTCCCTTGCTTGAAGGAGGAGTAAAGACAGAG GTTTGGCGCATCAACGGTAGTGCCAAAACTCCTGTGCCTAGTGAAGATATTGGTAAATTTTACAGTGGGGATTGCTATATTGTGCTCCACACTTACCACTCTCATGAAAGAAAAGATGACTACTACTTGTGTTGTTGGATTGGAAAAGACAGCATCGAG GAGGACCAAAAGATGGCTGCTAAACTATCCAACACAATGTATAACTCACTGAAGGGGAGGCCAGTGCTG GGTTGGATATATCAAGGGAAAGAGCCGCCACAGTTTGTTGCAATCTTTCAGCCTATGGTGGTCCTTAAG GGTGGAATGAGTTCGGGTTATAAGAATTATATAGCTGACAAAGGTTTAAATGATGAAACATACACTTCTGATGGTGTGGCTCTGATCCGCATATCTGGAACTTCTCCGCATAACAACAAGGCTGTTCAAGTTGAAGCT GCCGCAGCATCGTTAAACTCAAACGAATGTTTTCTGCTGCAATCTGGATCTTCAACTTTCAGCTGGCAAGGTAATCAATGCACTTTTGAACAGCAACAGTTGGCAGCCAAAATTGCCGAATTTCTGAAG cCGGCATCAACCATCAAACACACCAAAGAAGGAACTGAAAGCTCATCCTTTTGGTTTCCTCTTGGAGGAAAGCAAAGCTACACCAGCAAGAAGGTTACATCTGAGGTTGTCAGAGATCCCCATTTGTTTGCATTCTCCCTTAATAAAG GAAAGTTTGAG GTGGAAGAAATATACAACTTCTCTCAAGATGACCTTTTAACTGAGGATATATTAATACTTGACACAAATGCTGAAGTGTTTGTTTGGGTTGGCCAATCAGTTGACTCTAAAGAGAAGCAAAATGCTTTTGAAATTGGCCAG AAATATGTTGAACTGGCCGCGTCCTTGGATGGGTTGCCCCCAAAGGTTCCATTATACAAAGTGACAGAAGGAAATGAGCCAAGCTTCTTTACCTCCTATTTTTCGTGGGACCCTGTCAAAGCTAGT GCACATGGAAATTCATTCCAGAAGAAGATCATGCTACTGTtagggggtggtggtggtggtggtcatGCTGCAGAG GAGAGGTCCAATAGTTCAAATAATGGGGGACCAACTCAAAGAGCGTCTGCCTTAGCTGCTTTGAACTCTGCGTTCACTTCAACTCCATCTCCAAAGGCTACTTCTGCCCCTCGTTCAGGGGGGAAAAGTACGGCCTCACAGAGAGCAGCTGCGGTGGCTGCTCTATCAAATGTTCTGACTGCTGAAAAGAAAGGATCAAAAGATGTCTCTCCTTCCCGACCAAGTAGACCAAGTAGAAGTCCACCACGAGAAGCTCGCCCTTCTG CTCCAGTGAAGGGTGAAGATGCTAATGAGACCGAAGATTCAAAAGAGGACGTGAAAGTCAAGGAAAACGAGACAGTTGAGACCGCACCAGAAACCAACGGGGAGGACTCAGGATCAAAGCCGGAGGCTGACCAGGACGAGAACAGCTCCGAAAGTGGCCAGAGTACATTCAGCTACGACCAATTGAAGGCCAAATCCGATAACCCTGTGACCGGGATTGATTTCAAACGAAGAGAG GCTTATCTTTCGGATGAGGAATTCGTGTCAGTAATGGGAATGGCCAAAGATGCTTTCTACAAGCTACCCAAGTGGAAGCAGGACATGAACAAAAAGAAAGTCGACCTCTTCTAG